The following nucleotide sequence is from Drosophila simulans strain w501 chromosome 3L, Prin_Dsim_3.1, whole genome shotgun sequence.
CCAGCTGATCAATGCACTGCGCAATATCAATTGTCTGGATGCGGCCGTACTATTGGAATCCGTCGATGAGTCCGATTCAAGGCCACCCTTTATCTCGCTAAACGAACGGAGAACCAGCCGGAAGTCGGCCGATATTGTAGACACGCCTACAGCAGAAGCCTGCGAAGGACCCTGCGTTAGCAAGGTAATGAAAACGAAACACACAGATGTTCAACAGGTTCATTTTGTAACGAAATGCTTTGATGGTGAAATTGCGGCTCAGCGGGTTCATTGACCCTGATTCCTACAAAAACcagtatttgtttttaatttttttttaagtttgctTACATGAGTTATTCGTATTGAAATGAGATTAGATAAGGTATATTTAAGAATTGTAAATGACTCAATGATGATAACTACTTCTTTCAGAAGTTAATTCGTGTATGAGATACTTGTTATCAATTTGGTGCGAAGCATGAATCACATCCATTTTACTTACCTATCCCAATTATTCTTTCAGtaggttttgtttttgattatttGCTGGCAGCTGTGTTAATATAGCACTTGTTTCCTATGCCAGATTGAActgaaaattaatatatagTTAGTTTATAAACCTTATCTTTATTGTTCTTTGTTCTCTCTCTCCCACCAAAGCCGCGGAACGATACGCTTTGTTCACTGACCCCTTATGTGGGCAGCGTTGACGGTGACCAACGCAAGGTAAAAAAATCGAAGAAGATACACTATGCCCCCAGTGCCATAGTGGGCACATATGAGATGCAATCGCGTTGGAACCGCGGCGTTTTGCTAATGGTTAACATAATGGACTTTCCGGATCCAGACCTCCAACGGTTGGGAGCCAAAGAGGACAGCAACTCGTTGATTCACTTGTTTCGCGAACTGGATTTTACGATTTTCGCCTATGGGAACGTGAACCAGCATCAGTTTTTTGAACTTCTCACAACGTTGACCTCCTCGTCGTATGTGCAGAAGACCGAGTGTTTCGTGATGGTACTGATGACACACGGCAATCGTGTGAAGGGGATAGATAAGGTGGCGTTTTGCGATGGATCTGTGGTCGATATGCAGAAGATCAAGGACCACTTCCAGGCGAACAAATGTCCTTTTTTGGTGAACAAGCCGAAGGTGCTTATATTTCCCTTTTGCCGCGGCGATGAATATGATTTGGGCCACCCAAAGAGTCTCATGGAGCCAGTGTATACGTCGCAACAGAAGGAGTTGCCTGACACCCAGACGGAGAGCATATCCAGCCCGAGAACCAATGTGCCAACTCTTGCCGACACTCTTGTCTGCTATGCCAATACGCCGGGCTATGTTACCCACCGCGAAACCGACACGGGCAGCTGGTACATCCAGAAATTTTGCCAAGTGATGGCCGATCATGCCCACGACACAGACCTCGAGGATATCCTAAAGATGACGCACGCTTCCGTGGGTGACAAACGCAGCAAGAAGGGTTCCATGCAGACAGGTGCCTATGATAATCTTGGCTTCAACAAGAAACTCTACTTCAATCCCGGGTTTTACGTCGATTAGTCGCCGCCAGTGGTCATTTCATCATTCCGGATGCATTTTTAAACGCATTTATGTTCTTATCGTCGCATTTATGTATGTCCCTTAGATTATGTGTATTGTGCTCGCGtgctattaatttttatattgtaACAAATACTCCTCCAAGTATTCATCGAATACGTATTGCGTACCTCATTTGGATGTATGAAATTATGTAATTTATGTGATAACTGCCAGAAATCTACAAATATTACAATTCCAGTATATACACAGCCAGATTTTTGAAATCGAACAATTAGGCAATATGTAAAGCAATTTTCCAGTCTGATTTTTGAGTGTGTACACTTACGAAATAAACGATGATATTTCTCGACAAACCGAAGTttgtatataataaaaatctatttacATTTCTAAAAGTTTATGGGGACACTagttattatataatataatcttAGGATCAAACATTTTAACCTACTCATCCTGctcatcctcctccgccaAGTGGGACAGTTGTAGTTTTCCCGCTGCACGGCTCTGGTCCgatttggttttggatttcttttgtttctgcggcttttggccaattaCATACTCCGGCATCACCAGCTTGGAACCTCTTAACTGCGGCTTATCCAGCTCCAcatcctccacctcctgctGTTTGAGGCTCTTGAGCTTGCGGCTAAGTTTGCTGGTCCTCTTGAACTCGATCTTGCCATCTGCAGGGTGAGATTCGCTGTCTACGCCCTCAGCCTCGCGCTGTGCATCCATTTGCCGCAGAAAGGACAAGGCGGCGGCGGAGTTGCTCTGCTCGGAAATGTCCACATCGGACAGGGAGTACTTCTTCCATTTGTGCGGGTTTACCTAGAGAGTAGGTCAAACGTTTAGGGGAAGGGGAACAACTAAATGCAGAGGGATGTTCTGTAACCTGGTAATCTGGCGTTTTTCTTGGCTTCAAACAGCGTCCAATGGGAAGTTCGGGCTTCTTGAAAATGCTCTCCTTGCCGCGCATCCGTCGCAGTCTGCCATCCTCCGCATCGAGGCCAGTGTCAATGCTGCGACCCTGGCGGTAGTTCATCACCTGTCCGGATCCGTTTCCGGATTTGTTTCCTCGATCGAGGGCGTTGATGGAAAACGCCTTGGCCTTGCTCTGATCCAAGGCAGTTCCCCGCAACTCTTTGCTCGCATCGTCGAGACATGCGAATAGAGCGTCTCGTTTGGCCGAAAATTCCTGCATTTTACTTAGTTAAACTGCACAAAtggcatttgtttaattgcgTTGCGTTTGCCCAggtaaatttgtttgctgcaAATCAGCTGTTTTGTTAGTTACCGTTTTGTATTTTCATATAGTATTTTAGTAGCATGCAGTATTTTTTGACTGTTAAGGCACACAAATTTTCTCTTACAATGGATTAGTCTATACTATGTGAGTTAACTGGCATCATAGggttaaaaaactttttaatcaTAAATTCACAGATTTGAATTTATCCAATTCTATTTTAATATAGGAGCAGTATGATTGGTATTCTCTGCAAACTGAGATATCGTGGATTTTCGACCCACGCAAGCTCTGGTCAGACTGGTGCCGGTGTATAAACTTAGTGTGCAAGAAGTGTGCTCATTCgcgaatataaataaattaaacagcCAGGTGGATATTGAATAAAACTAACCCAAAGGCGTGACCATGTGTATAGTGTGCCTGTCGCAAAGAACGATTCATCGAACAGCTTCTATTAAAAAGGGCTTACAGACAGCTTAGTGGAACTTCTAACCCCATGTGGTTTTTGGTGGCAACTGAAGTCACTTGTGCTAGGgtcttttaaataaatgttaaatctAGAAAAGCAGAAGTTTTCGATTAacaaaagaatataaatatatttgattgtAAACTTTTTATGTGTGCTCATgttaatttttgcaaatatccCGTTTCTTACCACAAAAAGTGTAAAAGATATTGTATCCCTGGTTTCAATCAGTGTTGAATAACAATCACACACAGCAGCTGTTCTTTATTGTGATAGTAATCCAAATAGGgagaaaaaacatttatttcgcTGCTGGAAACTAAAATTAAACCCTTTGAAAAgtagttttattatttccaaatTCCATTTATAGTTTCATGTTTATAGTTTCCTGATTTCGTACTACCCCGTTAGAATGTCCCTGCAAACGGGCTTGGCTTTCATTTTCACCATATTAGCCTCTGTTAGTATCGTCGCAGCAATTATTTTGTTGGGTAAGCAGGCGCCCGCAGACGATCACGTTATATTGGAATGAAATTTCTAAGATCCGAGCAACAACTCATACGGAAATTTGACTATTTTACAGGCTGGTTCCTCATCTGGAAGGCATTTCTATCGAAATTTCGTCTGGTTCGCGAGCTGTTGGGTCAGGAGGAGCCGGAGGATCAGCAACACCTTGCTTGGGATCACCAGAATCAACAGCCACACCAGCACGGCAGAGCCAGGAAAGCTCGCCGAGACTAGGAAGCACATCTATACAGCCTCACCATGAACATACGCTGCGCAAAACCGGAAGACCTAATGACCATGCAGCACTGCAATCTGCTGTGCCTACCCGAAAACTACCAGATGAAATACTACTTTTACCACGGACTAACCTGGCCGCAGCTTAGCTACGTGGCCGTCGACGACAAGGGCGCCATTGTGGGCTATGTCCTGGCCAAGATGGAGGAGCCGGAGCCCAATGAGGAGAGCCGCCATGGGCACATCACCTCGCTAGCGGTCAAGCGTTCCTATCGGCGATTGGGCCTGGCCCAGAAGCTCATGAATCAGGCCTCCCAGGCCATGGTCGAGTGCTTCAATGCCCAGTACGTGTCCCTGCACGTGAGGAAGAGCAATCGGGCTGCCCTGAACCTCTACACCAACGCCCTCAAGTTCAAGATCATCGAGGTGGAGCCCAAGTACTATGCCGATGGCGAGGATGCTTATGCCATGCGACGCGACCTCAGCGAGTTTGCCGACGAGGATCAAGCCAAGGCTGCCAAGCAGTcgggcgaggaggaggagaaggcgGTCCACAGATCCGGCGGGCACGGCCACTCGCACAACCACAGCGGTCACGATGGCCATTGTTGCTGAACACTTTCGCTGCCGGCGCATGCTGGTTTCGAcgttttttgcatttttgtgcattagggttttgtaattaattaacaatgtAAAACGtaactaaaattaaaacaaaagtaatgACAAAAAGAGAATGTTTTTATCAATAAAGGGTTTGAAGGCCAATCAGTAATAATAACACTTTTTACGGCTTCTGTTTCTAATTGGCAATCTAAAATGCATtaatacaataatatttttgccaattttaatATTCATCTAAGactaattttagtttttttattGAGTAAAGTTTTAAAAGAGAGTGGTTTTCTAAAACTTGGTATTTCTGAactctttaaataatttataaaatctttTGTGCTAGAGCTCTGGTTAACCCAAGTATATTGATGCCAAATGTGGGTTAAAAAATGTGCGCTTATTGTAATGTGAAAAGTTTGTTGGCCCGAAAAGTTGGCCAAGCGGAAAGATGTCTTTATGTGCGAAGTGTTGACTTTCGCGCCAACTTTTGGGTGCCATTTCGCTATTCCATCAAGTTGTAGGTGTCGTGCTGGTGAAGAAACCTTTATGGCATTTGAAAATAGCTAGCAACCGTTCCCACTAAACCGATTTTCCAGTAACGGAGCTTTATTATTTCCCAGTTTCCAGCGGCGAGCTCGTTTTGCGCATGCTCAGTGGAACATCTGCGGCAACAGCTGTTCGCCAGCCACGTGGAGTACGGTACTTTTCCGGATGGCgccaaagagagagagcgaaagtACCGCAATCACAGCTGAGCTGAGATGCTGGCTTTTCGCGTATTTTCGCCGTTCTTAAACTCAGTTCGTGAGGCGCTGGCTGAGCAAAAACAACATGTACGCGGATGTTTCATCAGTTTGCGGCTAGCTACGTAAAATGTGCGCAAAACCCAATCGGAACTACAGTTATTGTAGTGAAAAGTGCTAATAAAACCCTAACGGTAAAACCACTCTTTACAACGGAAGAAGAGGAAAAGCGAAGGAAGTACTGCTACTGCTGATGCGTTATAAAAAACTAACGGGAAATGACTGGCATTTATTatgattgcggaataaacgccctgcgaaatcaataaaaaacgcggaaacaacaaacaataaacaattcgTTATATAGCATAAGCATATGGAACTGTGAATGTGTGTTGAGTGTTAAACATAAAATAGGGAAAGTGCTTAAAGTTCCAACGGTAAACATACTTTATTGATGCGAAAGTTAAAGCTAATTGCTAACCCCAATCGAATGAGAAATgtctgatttttattatatttgcgGGCTATAACGCCCTGGTAAATCAATAAAAGCCAGGGCACTTTAGCAAACCCTTCGGTTCGGGCAATCCTCAGAACCCGCAAAACAGTCACGGACATAAATGTAAGCGCTTTCGGTgttgaaaagccaaaaagccgGCCAGTGGTTCAAAAAGCCGGAGAATGGAAGCCAAGCCTCTGCTCTTCTCGTGTTGTTATTGTCGAAACGGGGTCAAAAGTTCGTGTCTCACTCGCTAATTCAACCACACAaaaaagcgcacacacactcgcacactcgtACACCACCCAGATAACGGTTCCTCAAGTGCAAGCAAAGACGCTGCGTCGCCCGTCTGGCAGAAGAAAAGCATGAAAAAAGCATAAGAAAAAGCATAGTAAACGCAGAAGAAAGGCAGACAAAAGCATTAGCCAAGTGCCAAGTAACTCAAAACTGCAGGCCTACCGAAACCAGGGGATAACCCACATACaaacatgcatatatatttggaAAACAACACCAAATCGCAGACAACAAACTAGGCCAATTCGCGAGGAAGCGGGGGAAAGCGCAATGGAAAAGTGCTCTGGAAATGAAGAGaagtaaaatataataaaaataaaacaatagcAGTTCTCTGGCCATTTGTCAATGACTGGGCCACTCGCGTGACTGGCGATCCTCGGGGAAAGTGGAAtaactgcagctgcaaccaGACTCCAGACTACGGAACAAGGACTATTTCGAAAAATATTGTGGTAAGTCAATAGGATTTAAGCGGGCATTTTGCAGGAAAAGGTACCTGCTACATTAAAGCAATTATTGCTAAGTTTCCATCAAAATTATATTGAGAAGAAAAGATATAAAATGTTAGGCTGTTTAAGTGAAAACGGAATATTatcacatttaaattaaataatatgctATACATTTATGCAAGTAACCTAAAAAAAGATCCATTCGCAGTAATTTGCCAAGAATTGCAGAAGTAACG
It contains:
- the LOC6737514 gene encoding caspase Dronc, encoding MQPPEREIGMPKRHREHIRKNLDTLVEWTNYERLAMECVRQGILSDQMLRNTEDLNGKPFNMDEKDVRAEQHRRLLMKITQRGPTAYNQLINALRNINCLDAAVLLESVDESDSRPPFISLNERRTSRKSADIVDTPTAEACEGPCVSKPRNDTLCSLTPYVGSVDGDQRKVKKSKKIHYAPSAIVGTYEMQSRWNRGVLLMVNIMDFPDPDLQRLGAKEDSNSLIHLFRELDFTIFAYGNVNQHQFFELLTTLTSSSYVQKTECFVMVLMTHGNRVKGIDKVAFCDGSVVDMQKIKDHFQANKCPFLVNKPKVLIFPFCRGDEYDLGHPKSLMEPVYTSQQKELPDTQTESISSPRTNVPTLADTLVCYANTPGYVTHRETDTGSWYIQKFCQVMADHAHDTDLEDILKMTHASVGDKRSKKGSMQTGAYDNLGFNKKLYFNPGFYVD
- the LOC6737515 gene encoding protein TSSC4, translating into MQEFSAKRDALFACLDDASKELRGTALDQSKAKAFSINALDRGNKSGNGSGQVMNYRQGRSIDTGLDAEDGRLRRMRGKESIFKKPELPIGRCLKPRKTPDYQVNPHKWKKYSLSDVDISEQSNSAAALSFLRQMDAQREAEGVDSESHPADGKIEFKRTSKLSRKLKSLKQQEVEDVELDKPQLRGSKLVMPEYVIGQKPQKQKKSKTKSDQSRAAGKLQLSHLAEEDEQDE
- the LOC6737516 gene encoding small integral membrane protein 13 translates to MSLQTGLAFIFTILASVSIVAAIILLGWFLIWKAFLSKFRLVRELLGQEEPEDQQHLAWDHQNQQPHQHGRARKARRD
- the LOC6737517 gene encoding N-alpha-acetyltransferase daf-31; amino-acid sequence: MNIRCAKPEDLMTMQHCNLLCLPENYQMKYYFYHGLTWPQLSYVAVDDKGAIVGYVLAKMEEPEPNEESRHGHITSLAVKRSYRRLGLAQKLMNQASQAMVECFNAQYVSLHVRKSNRAALNLYTNALKFKIIEVEPKYYADGEDAYAMRRDLSEFADEDQAKAAKQSGEEEEKAVHRSGGHGHSHNHSGHDGHCC